In Xenorhabdus nematophila ATCC 19061, one DNA window encodes the following:
- a CDS encoding alpha/beta hydrolase: MRAKLTQSMKDYEYACSNVIASDFYNKDLDYVRSSYKALFSQFPPRPRDGTNSEDLQCKSSITGEPIDIRIYSPNRQTESKHVLPCIIYAHGGGFVSGDLSVVESMGEDLVLDLNVKVVTFNYRLAPEHPHPAALEDCCDVYLYIHKIAKQKGINLDQIYFAGESCGGSWSIALPLWLRDNKLPQLAGSIAINPVLDVHRWVQKKVRDSSQEFCDEMYFFTKSYLGQNENRLISYASPLRAENLSELPPAVFWAAIDPLSDDVTEMSTRMKQNGIEVYVNIEDEAIHGCLRARYYYLFAKRGYDNLLKLIMKLLNSQLKNQ; this comes from the coding sequence ATGAGAGCCAAATTAACACAATCTATGAAAGACTACGAATATGCGTGCTCAAACGTAATTGCATCAGATTTTTATAACAAAGATCTTGATTATGTAAGATCTAGCTATAAAGCATTGTTTTCACAGTTTCCTCCCAGGCCAAGAGATGGAACAAATTCAGAAGATTTACAATGCAAAAGTTCAATAACAGGAGAACCCATTGATATTCGGATTTATTCACCCAATAGGCAAACTGAATCAAAGCACGTTTTACCTTGTATTATATATGCTCACGGAGGTGGTTTTGTAAGCGGTGATCTCAGTGTTGTTGAAAGTATGGGCGAAGATTTAGTGCTTGATCTTAATGTAAAAGTGGTAACGTTTAATTATCGGCTCGCTCCGGAACATCCTCATCCTGCTGCGCTTGAAGATTGTTGTGATGTTTATCTTTATATACATAAAATTGCAAAACAGAAAGGCATCAATCTTGACCAAATTTATTTCGCTGGTGAAAGTTGCGGTGGAAGCTGGTCAATAGCATTACCACTTTGGTTGCGAGACAACAAGTTACCACAATTGGCAGGTTCCATTGCCATCAATCCGGTATTAGATGTCCACCGATGGGTTCAAAAGAAAGTGAGAGATTCATCTCAAGAATTTTGTGATGAAATGTATTTCTTTACCAAGTCATACCTTGGTCAGAACGAAAATAGACTTATTTCATACGCTTCTCCGTTACGCGCTGAAAACCTGTCAGAGTTACCTCCCGCTGTATTTTGGGCGGCTATTGATCCTTTATCTGATGATGTTACAGAAATGTCTACTCGCATGAAACAAAACGGAATAGAAGTTTATGTCAATATAGAAGATGAAGCCATACATGGTTGTTTGCGGGCAAGATATTATTATTTATTTGCAAAAAGAGGATATGATAATTTATTAAAATTAATAATGAAGTTACTTAATTCTCAATTAAAAAATCAATAA
- a CDS encoding IS1634 family transposase codes for MSLSEPAIKRLDHLGLVAAFCHEIGLPRMIDAILPKYAEHTVSHGEALLAMILNGLGFHSRTLHMCPDFFKHKPVERLIGAGIMAEHLNDDVLGRTLDALFDHGVSEIYQVIAEPVIDKLALKPDSIHLDITSFHVDGEYKLPDDDETKRIVLVKGYSGDHRPDLNQIVLQLICENQAGIPVYMQAMSGNTHDTKAFAETTKHHIGCLKAAQNSRYLIADAALYTQETLASLYQQNQKFITRVPVTIKEAKQHLLTVNTDQLQPVTEGYAGHWIESCYGGVPQRWLLVNSEAAMHREHQTFRKNTRISTEKELKQFEKLSKKSFSCGEDALQALRDFEAECQFIGIEAPKVQKIAVYKGRGRPAKGQQPDSMHYQLSASVYSHLEKVAYARLKVGMFILATNEMDDKALNMETLLANYKAQQKVERGFRFLKSPVFLTSAIYLKKPERIEALLMIMTCSLMVYAALEHKIRTGLKQNPPFYPDMKGKPTQSPTARWVFLTFEGISTFEFQEHRMVTGIQMYQNELLKILGQPYESFYS; via the coding sequence ATGTCTCTCTCTGAACCTGCCATCAAACGTCTCGATCACCTCGGCCTTGTCGCCGCTTTTTGCCATGAGATCGGTTTACCCCGCATGATTGATGCCATTTTGCCTAAATATGCAGAGCATACGGTTTCTCATGGCGAGGCTCTTTTAGCAATGATCCTCAATGGGTTGGGTTTCCACAGTCGAACGCTCCATATGTGCCCTGATTTTTTTAAGCACAAACCCGTTGAACGCCTGATTGGGGCGGGAATTATGGCTGAACACCTCAATGATGATGTGCTCGGCCGCACGCTGGATGCCTTGTTTGACCACGGTGTCTCTGAAATTTATCAGGTTATCGCCGAGCCGGTTATTGATAAATTAGCCTTAAAACCCGATTCCATTCACCTTGATATCACGAGTTTTCACGTGGATGGTGAGTACAAACTCCCCGATGATGACGAGACAAAACGCATCGTTCTGGTGAAGGGGTACAGTGGTGATCACCGTCCTGACCTGAATCAGATTGTGCTGCAACTTATCTGTGAAAATCAGGCGGGGATCCCCGTATATATGCAGGCGATGAGCGGAAACACCCACGACACCAAAGCGTTTGCAGAGACGACGAAACATCACATTGGCTGCCTGAAAGCAGCCCAAAACAGCCGTTACCTGATTGCCGATGCCGCGCTTTATACCCAAGAGACCCTCGCCTCACTTTATCAACAAAATCAAAAATTTATTACCCGGGTTCCCGTAACCATTAAAGAGGCAAAACAGCACCTGCTGACGGTGAATACCGACCAGTTACAACCGGTTACGGAAGGTTATGCCGGTCATTGGATTGAATCTTGCTACGGGGGCGTTCCACAGCGCTGGTTACTGGTCAACAGTGAAGCAGCGATGCATCGTGAACATCAGACTTTCAGGAAAAATACGCGGATTTCGACGGAAAAAGAACTGAAACAGTTCGAAAAACTCAGCAAAAAGTCGTTTTCCTGTGGTGAAGATGCCTTGCAGGCATTGCGTGACTTCGAAGCAGAATGCCAGTTTATCGGCATTGAGGCCCCCAAAGTTCAAAAAATCGCGGTGTATAAGGGGCGAGGCCGCCCGGCTAAAGGCCAACAACCCGATAGTATGCATTATCAGCTTTCTGCCTCGGTCTATAGCCATCTGGAGAAAGTGGCTTATGCCCGCCTCAAAGTCGGTATGTTTATTCTGGCGACGAATGAAATGGACGATAAGGCGCTGAATATGGAAACTCTGCTGGCTAATTACAAAGCGCAACAAAAAGTCGAGCGGGGTTTCCGTTTCCTGAAAAGTCCGGTGTTTCTGACCTCAGCGATTTATTTGAAAAAGCCAGAACGTATCGAAGCGTTATTAATGATAATGACATGCAGTTTAATGGTTTATGCCGCACTGGAGCATAAGATCCGCACCGGACTGAAGCAAAATCCCCCGTTCTATCCCGATATGAAAGGTAAACCCACCCAATCTCCCACGGCACGTTGGGTGTTTTTAACCTTCGAAGGGATTAGTACTTTCGAGTTTCAGGAACACCGTATGGTGACGGGAATACAGATGTATCAAAATGAACTGCTGAAAATATTGGGGCAACCCTATGAATCATTTTATTCCTGA
- a CDS encoding DUF6694 family lipoprotein — MKKLLVICFFSFALTGCDNQPKIDGTNEISVKVSIEKIRDALSEDNKLKFDDSLNVTMMNSIDFDELFKGNKSGDIHHSDIEKLERKFFRSLHGKTADQVIAEAEEIRAKSIATKMNVKGE, encoded by the coding sequence ATGAAAAAATTGTTGGTAATCTGTTTTTTTAGTTTTGCATTAACTGGGTGTGATAATCAACCTAAGATTGATGGTACCAATGAAATATCAGTAAAGGTATCTATTGAAAAAATCAGAGATGCTTTATCAGAAGATAATAAATTGAAATTTGATGATTCTTTGAATGTCACTATGATGAATAGTATTGATTTTGATGAATTATTTAAGGGTAATAAGAGTGGAGATATTCATCATAGTGATATCGAAAAATTAGAACGAAAATTCTTCCGGTCACTTCATGGAAAAACAGCAGATCAAGTTATAGCTGAAGCTGAAGAAATCAGAGCAAAAAGCATTGCGACTAAAATGAACGTGAAAGGTGAGTAG
- a CDS encoding IS1634 family transposase translates to MSLSEPAIKRLDHLGLVAAFCHEIGLPRMIDAILPKYAEHTVSHGEALLAMILNGLGFHSRTLHMCPDFFKHKPVERLIGAGIMAEHLNDDVLGRTLDALFDHGVSEIYQVIAEPVIDKLALKPDSIHLDITSFHVDGEYKLPDDDETKRIVLVKGYSGDHRPDLNQIVLQLICENQAGIPVYMQAMSGNTHDTKAFAETTKHHIGCLKAAQNSRYLIADAALYTQETLASLYQQNQKFITRVPVTIKEAKQHLLTVNTDQLQPVTEGYAGHWIESCYGGVPQRWLLVNSEAAMHREHQTFRKNTRISTEKELKQFEKLSKKSFSCGEDALQALRDFEAECQFIGIEAPKVQKIAVYKGRGRPAKGQQPDSMHYQLSASVYSHLEKVAYACLKVGMFILATNEMDDKALNMETLLANYKAQQKVERGFRFLKSPVFLTSAIYLKKPERIEALLMIMTCSLMVYAALEHKIRTGLKQNPPFYPDMKGKPTQSPTARWVFLTFEGISTFEFQEHRMVTGIQMYQNELLKILGQPYESFYS, encoded by the coding sequence ATGTCTCTCTCTGAACCTGCCATCAAACGTCTCGATCACCTCGGCCTTGTCGCCGCTTTTTGCCATGAGATCGGTTTACCCCGCATGATTGATGCCATTTTGCCTAAATATGCAGAGCATACGGTTTCTCATGGCGAGGCTCTTTTAGCAATGATCCTCAATGGGTTGGGTTTCCACAGTCGAACGCTCCATATGTGCCCTGATTTTTTTAAGCACAAACCCGTTGAACGCCTGATTGGGGCGGGAATTATGGCTGAACACCTCAATGATGATGTGCTCGGCCGCACGCTGGATGCCTTGTTTGACCACGGTGTCTCTGAAATTTATCAGGTTATCGCCGAGCCGGTTATTGATAAATTAGCCTTAAAACCCGATTCCATTCACCTTGATATCACGAGTTTTCACGTGGATGGTGAGTACAAACTCCCCGATGATGACGAGACAAAACGCATCGTTCTGGTGAAGGGGTACAGTGGTGATCACCGTCCTGACCTGAATCAGATTGTGCTGCAACTTATCTGTGAAAATCAGGCGGGGATCCCCGTATATATGCAGGCGATGAGCGGAAACACCCACGACACCAAAGCGTTTGCAGAGACGACGAAACATCACATTGGCTGCCTGAAAGCAGCCCAAAACAGCCGTTACCTGATTGCCGATGCCGCGCTTTATACCCAAGAGACCCTCGCCTCACTTTATCAACAAAATCAAAAATTTATTACCCGGGTTCCCGTAACCATTAAAGAGGCAAAACAGCACCTGCTGACGGTGAATACCGACCAGTTACAACCGGTTACGGAAGGTTATGCCGGTCATTGGATTGAATCTTGCTACGGGGGCGTTCCACAGCGCTGGTTACTGGTCAACAGTGAAGCAGCGATGCATCGTGAACATCAGACTTTCAGGAAAAATACGCGGATTTCGACGGAAAAAGAACTGAAACAGTTCGAAAAACTCAGCAAAAAGTCGTTTTCCTGTGGTGAAGATGCCTTGCAGGCATTGCGTGACTTCGAAGCAGAATGCCAGTTTATCGGCATTGAGGCCCCCAAAGTTCAAAAAATCGCGGTGTATAAGGGGCGAGGCCGCCCGGCTAAAGGCCAACAACCCGATAGTATGCATTATCAGCTTTCTGCCTCGGTCTATAGCCATCTGGAGAAAGTGGCTTATGCCTGCCTCAAAGTCGGTATGTTTATTCTGGCGACGAATGAAATGGACGATAAGGCGCTGAATATGGAAACTCTGCTGGCTAATTACAAAGCGCAACAAAAAGTCGAGCGGGGTTTCCGTTTCCTGAAAAGTCCGGTGTTTCTGACCTCAGCGATTTATTTGAAAAAGCCAGAACGTATCGAAGCGTTATTAATGATAATGACATGCAGTTTAATGGTTTATGCCGCACTGGAGCATAAGATCCGCACCGGACTGAAGCAAAATCCCCCGTTCTATCCCGATATGAAAGGTAAACCCACCCAATCTCCCACGGCACGTTGGGTGTTTTTAACCTTCGAAGGGATTAGTACTTTCGAGTTTCAGGAACACCGTATGGTGACGGGAATACAGATGTATCAAAATGAACTGCTGAAAATATTGGGGCAACCCTATGAATCATTTTATTCCTGA